CGCGCGGACCCGCGACGAGCTCTGTCAGGCGCCCTGAGCCGCTACCGCGGCTCGCCGGCGTCCTGGCCGGCGCTTGGACCGAAGACCTGGCTGGAGACTTGGTCCCCAGCGCGAGAAGGAGTACACTAAAGGTGTTCCTGGATGGCCGAGCCGCTCGCGCGCGCTCGGCTCTTTGTTTTTCCGGCGTCTCCGCTCCACAACCTCCAAGGAGCGGAGAATGTCAGTCACCCCTATCGCGTCGTCTGCAAGGTCCACACTCCCGGCCGGTTTCCCCGATTCGAGCTCCGCCGCGCGAGCGGCAGGCAGTCCGCGGCCGTCGGCGATCGCCCATCGCACGCCGGTCGATCGAGTCTCCTCGCCCGATCTGTTCCGCGTCTGCGCCGCCGGAACCTGCGAGCGCTCCTGGCGGGAGTTCGTGGCGCGTTTTCATTCGCGCCTCGTGATCGCCGTCCGGCGGTCGTTACTGCGCCTGGGCGGCCCCGGAGCGGAGGCCGAGCCGGCGGAGGACCTCGTGCAGGAGGTCTACTGCCGGCTGCTCGGTGGCGGCGGCAGCGGCCGGCCGCGGCAGTTCCGCGGCAGCAGCGAGGCGCAGTTGATGAGCTATCTCCAACGGGTCGCGGTGAGCGTGGTCGTCGATGCGCATCGCGCGACCCTGGCCCAGAAGCGGGCGGGCGGGCGTCTGGTCGTCCTGGAGGAGTGGAGGCTGACGCCGCTTTCCGGATGCAACGATGTGATTGGACCGGAAGACCGACTGCTGGCTGGCGAACGGCGGCGGGACTTTCTGCAGATCTGCCGTCGGGCGCTCGGCCGGAACGCGACTGCGGCCACCCTGCAGATCGCACGGCTGGCTCTGCTCGAAGGCTGGACCAGCCGGGAGATCGCTGCCGTGCTCGGCGGCAGGCTGGGTGTCGCCGCAGTCAACTCGATCATCTACCGCCTGCGGCGCAAGCTGTTGGGTCACGGAGT
This portion of the Thermoanaerobaculia bacterium genome encodes:
- a CDS encoding sigma-70 family RNA polymerase sigma factor; the protein is MSVTPIASSARSTLPAGFPDSSSAARAAGSPRPSAIAHRTPVDRVSSPDLFRVCAAGTCERSWREFVARFHSRLVIAVRRSLLRLGGPGAEAEPAEDLVQEVYCRLLGGGGSGRPRQFRGSSEAQLMSYLQRVAVSVVVDAHRATLAQKRAGGRLVVLEEWRLTPLSGCNDVIGPEDRLLAGERRRDFLQICRRALGRNATAATLQIARLALLEGWTSREIAAVLGGRLGVAAVNSIIYRLRRKLLGHGVELPRRDRRAAIAATADTGARPQAERASPACRCGSPGLEP